ACGAGCACTCGATGTAGGAAGGGGGCCGGCCCCAGATGGCGCAGGCGCCCTGCGTGCGGCGGAACAGGTCCTTCTGGTGGTTGGCGGCGCGGAAGACGTAGTAGCCCGCCAGGCCCAGCAGCAGCACGGCCAGCGCGTGAGCCTCCGACAGCTGCACCGGGTGGTAGACCAGGTACAGACCCTGCGGAACGCCGCACGTCACACCGCGCTCGTTTCAAGCTGTTTTGCCAAGAGCAGCTTCGCCCGTTTTTCCATATTCTGCCGTTTTACCCTCGAAAGACGCTCGAGagaaaaacgacaaaaaaagaCCTTGGAAAGTTGCAAGTTTCGGAAGGAAATTCTTGATACACGATCCAAATCTGCAGCTTGTTTGGAAGTCAGTTATTAGTGATTGATCAGTGCTGATGCGGGTGGAAAAAATGCTCCCACACCGCTTAAAAGTGCGACTTTGCTTGCCGtcttatagttttttttttgataacttgcggtttttacacgaTCAGAATTTTTGCGACCGATCGGCCAGTTTACAAAACTGATCACCGAACCAATCATAAGACGGAACAGTGAGGATTTCCTCTTCAGGataaagtgaaattaaataacaaTCGAGCTCAAGACTTTGACTACGATCACGGTGCTCCCGGTCAAGAGTCCACCAGGGGGCCAAAAGCTGTTAGCGATTCTGAACCGTTTTAGACTTTGTACTTGTGGTGAGCGTTTTTCAGTTGAGCAATCGAGACGCCGCCATGGTTCAGTTCCCGACAGAGGACGCGTGAAGTATTTGCCCGGACAGACCTGAAGCGTGTAGAGGTACGGCAGCCACACGCAGTCCCCCCAGCCCAAGTACCAGCCGAAGTGGTCGTGGCAGATGTCGATGGTCTTCAGGTACCAGGTCTCGTTCCAGAAGAAATCCAACACGTAGATGGCCTCGAATCACAAACAGCTATTAGACAATCGCGTCTACCGAGACTTCAGACTTGCACTTTTTTCCCTGACTGAGCTCGTCACTTCCTTTACTTGTCTATCAAAttgaatgaaaggaaaaaacacCATATTTTTCCTCACGTTAATGATTCAGCGTATGGTGTGAAAACATAACCCAGTGAACCACATATTCAGATTTTGCTTGGGGTAGGGGTCCACATCCTCTCTTCCCCTCTGGCAAAGTCACATTCCACGTTgctttggtgccaaggaactacccatccatccatccatccatccattttcttcaccgcttatcctcacgagggtcgcgtggagtgctggagcctatcccagccttcaacgggcaggaggcggggtacgccctgaaccggtcgccagccaatcgcagggcacatcgagacaaacagccgcgctcacaatcacaccttggggcaatttagagtgtccaatgaatgttgcgtgtttttggaatgtgggaggaaacccacgcaggcacgtggaaaacatgcaaactccacacaggcgagtccgggattgaacccgggacctcagaactgcgaggcccgCGCTTTAGCCAAGGAACTACGTTGAAGTCAATTGAAGAGTTTCATTTTAATAGCGCttggccaccatcttgtggtatcTCGATGCCAAGAAAGGATTTTGAAGTGTCTTACAGCttttcatttgagaaaaaaaaatcgtgctTTGCAACTACAGGCAGGCAATCGCGTCACGTGACCAAATTTGGAGAACTGGATAGGCTACTTCCTGCGTGCGCATGCTACGCTAACCAGCAGGTCAGTGGTTGGATGACATGATTGGTTGAAGCTAAACGAATtgaaaaagttgttgtttttttttttttttggggggggagggcatCGCGGTGCCTTCGAGTGTTACATTTCTTTGCtgaagtgtgcacaccccccgcccccttccccATCCAAATTTGGCGAGATGTCCAAGCGCCGCCGGCCCCAATTCGCCCACCTGCAGGACGTTGACCAACACCATGGAGTTGCTGACGTAGCCGTAGAGCTCTCGTTGCTTGGCCACGTAGGAAAGGTTGATGAGGGTCCAGGCCACGATGCCCGGGCGCCCGTTGAAGAAGAGCTTGAAGTCGAACCACTTGCCCACGCGGGGGTTGAACTCGATGCCCATCATGTAGTTGTAAAAGACGTTGCCTGTAAACttgctgcggggggggggggggggcagagaaaTTTGGGACCGTTCCGGTACAAAAGAATCCAAAGTAGAGAATAGCCAATAAAATGAACAGAAACGCGGACGTCCTCACCAGTCCCGCGCGTTGGTGGGGAACAAATAAGCCTTGACGAAAGCGAAGGTGGCCACGCTGTAGCCCAGCGCGTTGGCGCACCACATCAGCGGGATCCAGTTGTCGAAGATGACGGTGGGCGAGAACCACAGGAAGTAGCCGGCGTTGGCCAGCCACAGCGCGTGCGTGACGAGCCAGCACTGCAGCCCGTTGATCTCGTACTTGTTGACCAGGCCTTGGGGGGGTCACAGGGTCACGACCACTCGCGTAAATCGAGCGCGTCCGTCGGTACCTGCGGGGGTTCGCGCGCCCTCCTGAACTCCCCCGACGTAACCGGGCAGCACTTTGTGGAGGACGTCGGGCACGCACGTGTACAACAGCACCTGCGAGCAATTGGTTTGCACCCGTTGTCTGCGTCGATTATTTCCTCGACATCATTTTTTCCCAcattgtcctgttttttttgttgttttttttttttttattctgcgtCACAAAGATACCTGCTCTTTGAAATTCTCTCATGGGAGGATTAAATGTTcgcaaaatggctgcttccaGCCAAAATGGCtcctttcagactttttttttttttttttttttgggacattttatATTCATTGGTGAAACTGGTGACGGggacgccatttttttttctctctccaagTTTCCGGTGGGCTCTGCTGCAggaatttgcccaaaatggctgcttccaGCCAAAATGGCtcctttcagactttttttttttttttttgggggggacattTTATATTCATTGGTGAAACTGGTGACGGGgacgccattttttttctctctccaagTTTCCGGTGGGCTCTGCTGCAggaatttgcccaaaatggctgcctccTGCCAAAACTTGCCAACTTTTTTCAGGGCGGCAGGTGCCAGTCAAGGAACGGGCCCCAAATGACTGCTTCAGACCAATAGGGTCACCGTCCTCTTTGATGTTGGAGGTGGGACTTTGATTTGACTTCGTCTTGATTGGTCAAACTTGTGTTGGGGGCCAGACTTTGAGCAACCTCAACAAGGTGGAAAACCGACTACAACCGGATCAGAACAGGCCTTTCTCTCCTCCCTCGTACCTGGAAGGCGACCCAGCCGGCGTAGATCCTGGCGGCCGACCAGGTGACGGAGGGCACCCGGGCCCAGATGGAGGACAGGGTGGCCTCGCCGCTGTAGAGCTCCAGGACGGGCTGCGCGAGCGAGCAGCGGTACTGGTCGCAGGCCATCACGAAGAAGAAGACGATGAACGGCGCCGAGCACAGCAGGGCCACCACGCTCAGCAGAGAGAACCAGTCCACCTCCCTGAGGGACGCCACCGCAGAGAAACGCACCCTTCAGCGTTTTCACCGTGAGAAAGGAGCGCCGCTCATCGTGCTGCAACTCACCAAGCTCTCCCCCACCGCACGGGCTCCGCCGTCTTGTCCGACGCCGACCGGCCGCGGCCGCCGTTTTGCGCTCGCCTCCTGGCGACTTCCGTGTCGCTTTTCATGTCTGCAGCAGGACCACTTGCGCCTGGAACGTTTGCCTCGGAGTGCCGCTCGACGTCAGCTTTACACTTGAACTGGGAGTGATAAAGAGCAACGTGAAGCGAGCACGCCGggcctcttatttggagaactgaGCTCGTGAGTCTTCGTCGTGCTTCCCTTAAAGTCATCTTATGCAATAGTGTCCAGGGTGAGTACAGATGTACACTTtggaatattataatataaGAAAGTATTGTCTTTTTCATAACTGGAGGTGTATTGTATTCACTGTATCAAAAGAATGTGGAAGgtggttattattatttcaagaaTCAGATTGTCACACCAGGTGAGTCTGGAACTAATTGTAGGTTGACTGTAATAACATTGGATTGTACGGCAAAAAATATCTGCTGCTAATAAAGTACACGGCAGCCATCCTCTTGTTGTTTATTAACCTTGAGCGCCATTCCGATAACAATTTCTCGCACATGATGTCCATCCTGTTACTGTACAACAAACTTGATTTGTTATTGGTCGACCAGTCAAGGGTAGAAAAACGCTTAACAAGTTGAGGTGTTATGTGAGAGGTGGACCAATTtcgtaataataattaataaacaaacaaacaaaaacacccaCGTAAAGcgaacttattattattataccgTTATTATTTTGGGCAGTCGATGAAACAATTCGAAAACAGCACCGCGCGGTTCCGATGAGTGACGTAAGTTCGCCATGTTAGCTGTCTTTTTCATCCTCAAAGAATCCAAGCAACGTTTATCGGATGTTCTTCAACAAAAACGCCATCGTAAGATTTGTTCCGCTTCCTTACCGAGctccttttggttttttttttttttggtgcgttTCGACAGGTCCACCCTTTGCCGTTCTCTTCCGCGGGACAACCGTGACGCTCTCCCCGGCAGTCGTGGTCCTCTTCCCGGCTGCAGCTCGTCCGCGTCGCACCTTTTGGATGGAGCTCACCGTCACGGAAGAGCCACGCCCCCGACATGGGCTGCCTCTCGGTGTCAGCCAATGGGTGGCCAAGAATCTCGTCAGAGGCGGGACCTTTTTGGCGACGCTGCTCGCTGATTGGCCGAGACTCGCTGAAGCCACCAGCGCCTGACTAATTTGCTCCGGTTTGAATGGCTCGGCCCGCTcggacacaaaacatgcacgttaCGTGATTTCGGTGGAACAAAAGTAGGTGCACGATTTTAACAtcaaacattttattgcatGGAAAATGCATTATCATCACCGTTATACGGTAGTTGTGTATAGCTGTATATTATAATGCGtgtttatgaccaaaaagtcacTGAGTTGAATGTATCGTCATTTCTTAAACACCCATCCGTtgttctttaccgcttatcctcacgagggagtgctggagcctatcccagctgtcatcgggcaggaggcggggtacaccctgaacgggtcgccggccaatcgcagggcacatggagacaaacgggccgcactcacaatcacaatgacGGTGCAATTTAGCGTCCAAATAATGTTTGCacgcgcccacccggagaaaagccgcgcaggcacggggagaacacgcaaactccacacaggcgggggccggaatcgaacccaggtcctcggaaCCGGGAGGTTTGTTGGATGATGCTATTCTGAAAAGAAATGATCAAAATtcatggatttttcttttcccaaacatTTCCAGGTGAACACGTTATGAAATAGTCGTAATATGTCTTTTTTCTTACCCGGatgattaaaatgtttgaaaattttcaagcGCACACTGACGTTCAATCCACTGTGTGGCAGTGTTAAGCTGTGTGAGATGTACTGTGCGGTATCCCGGCTTGTATTTGCCACTATCCCTCATCAACAATTGGCATTATTTTGAATCATATCTTGATTATtcagacattgaaaaaaaatctctgctcaaaaactggaaaaacaaaccaaaaaaaaaaaaaagacgggagAAATTTAGCCAACTATCATAAAAAGTAGCACCGACACGAGTGCCGGAAACGTTTGGAGTATTGGTGAGATTTCAGGACCAGCCTAAAATGCACGACAAGCTTTCCAGGTGAACTTTTGatgattagaaagatggaggcacgcacaggaaagaagaggaatgaagatgagcccaagtaaaacagagtgcATGTGCGTGAAAGAGAGCGGCGGAGGGGAAAGAGcgaagctccggggagaagagatggcgaggctggacgacttcaaatacttggggtcgacaatcCGGACCAATGGAGAGTAGTGAaggaacgggtccaagcggcgtGGAACACTTGGcacaaggtgtctggtgttctacgtgacagaagaatctccgccaggatgaagggcaaagtttataaaacagtggtgaggccagccatgatggacggattagagacgaaacaacaggaagcagaactggaggtggcagaaatgacgatgtcgaggttctcgctcggtgtgagcgGGTCGGACAGGAttgaaaatgagctcattagagggagggactTACagagttgggtgttttggagacaaggttggagagagagagagagcagacttcggtggccagaggcgagagagggataAAATtagtaggaggatggtaaggatggagctaccagggaagagagcgagcgagaggaggaccaaagaaaagattgatggatgttgtgagggaagacacgaggacaGTCGGGTGTTagggaggaggatgcacgagataggctgagacggaaaaagatgacacgctgtggcgacccctaacgggacaagccgaaaggaaaagaagacgttgTCACAAATGTGCAAGATGCAAAGTCTTCAGTTGAAAGTGAGGAATCGTgcgatagctagatagatagctagatagatagatagatagatagatagatagatagatagatagatagctagatagatagatagctagctagctagctagatagatagatagatagatagatagatagatagatagatagatagatagatagatagatagatagatagatagatagatagatagatagatagatagatagatagatagatagatagatagatagatagatatagatagatagatatttgttcaatgtttcagtacttttttttggtatttcaaCAGTCGTCATCGTCATTCTCCTCCTCCCATTTTAGCATCACGAGAGCAAAATGTCAGCAAGCAATTGATGGACTTTCTCCGTCGCTCACGGTGTGTCATCGCCACGTTGACGTGGACCAAAAGAactgaaacaatgaaaaattggacattctgcattttttttcgtttgttttttttttgtcttcctgcATTCAGTCTATAACAGACGGCCGGCTGTTGCCTTCCCACGTCtgctcgtcgtcgtcctcctttTCATCCTCCAGACTGCGATCAGACTCGTCTCGTTGCTACGCCGTCTGCGGGCTGTGTGATGTTCGCTCGTATCTGGGCCAAgcgcaacacttttttttttctgtacggcacgcacgcacacactgtgtgtaaccttttttttttttttttttttacattttgaaccCACGCag
The DNA window shown above is from Syngnathoides biaculeatus isolate LvHL_M chromosome 3, ASM1980259v1, whole genome shotgun sequence and carries:
- the dhcr7 gene encoding 7-dehydrocholesterol reductase encodes the protein MSGAWLFRDGELHPKGATRTSCSREEDHDCRGERHGCPAEENGKGWTCRNAPKKKKTKRSSFKCKADVERHSEANVPGASGPAADMKSDTEVARRRAQNGGRGRSASDKTAEPVRWGRAWEVDWFSLLSVVALLCSAPFIVFFFVMACDQYRCSLAQPVLELYSGEATLSSIWARVPSVTWSAARIYAGWVAFQVLLYTCVPDVLHKVLPGYVGGVQEGARTPAGLVNKYEINGLQCWLVTHALWLANAGYFLWFSPTVIFDNWIPLMWCANALGYSVATFAFVKAYLFPTNARDCKFTGNVFYNYMMGIEFNPRVGKWFDFKLFFNGRPGIVAWTLINLSYVAKQRELYGYVSNSMVLVNVLQAIYVLDFFWNETWYLKTIDICHDHFGWYLGWGDCVWLPYLYTLQGLYLVYHPVQLSEAHALAVLLLGLAGYYVFRAANHQKDLFRRTQGACAIWGRPPSYIECSYRSADGGAHRSKLLTSGFWGLARHFNYTGDLMGSLAYCAACGFGHPLPYFYAVYMSVLLVHRCLRDEHRCGSKYGADWKRYTDAVPHRLVPGIF